A section of the Carya illinoinensis cultivar Pawnee chromosome 12, C.illinoinensisPawnee_v1, whole genome shotgun sequence genome encodes:
- the LOC122288906 gene encoding dynamin-related protein 5A-like, translating to MATFVTTPTRTPSDKSASAMSRKHPHPNTNSADSSARSSRFEAYNRLQAAAVAFGEKLPIPEIVALGGQSDGKSSLLEALLGFRFNVREVEMGTRRPLILQMVHDPSALEPRCRFQEEDSEEYGSPVILASAIADIIKSRTEALLKKTKASVSSKAIVMRAEYAHCPNLTIIDTPGFVLKAKKGEPESTPEEILTMVKSLASPPHRILLFLQQSSVEWCSSLWLDSIREIDPTFRRTVIVVSKFDNRLKEFSDRWEVDRYLSASGYLGDNTRPFFVALPKDRGTISNDEFRKQISQVDSEVLRHLNEGVKGGFDEEKFRPYIGFGHLRDYLESELQKRYKEAAPATLALLEQRCSEVTAELDKMDCKIQATSDISHLRRSAMLYAASISNHVGALIDGAADPAPEQWGKTTMEEQSESGLGSWPSVTADIKPPNATLRLYGGAAFERVMHEFRCAVYSIECPPVSREKVANILLAHAGRGGGRGVTEAAAEIARTAARSWLAPLLDTACDRLAFVLGNLYDLALERNQSGDSEYGMKSEKMDGYVGFHAALRHAYNRFIKDLAKQCKQLARHHLDSVTSPYSQVCYENGFRGSFGSSATSFYKFNQASAGSFCLELTDGGPAARDEIMRDQENIAPEMTGQQTTPGKAAEARGALRESQMTVPETPSPDQPCEAAYAGVKKELGNDIGARKWISRLTGNNRNTDHVRVQNGGSLLFGDTGSNSGSAYSEICSSAAHHYARIREVLVERSVASTLNSGFLTPCRERLVVALGLDLFAVNDEKFMDMFVAPDAIGVLQNERQSLQKRQKVLRSCLNEFKSVARAL from the exons ATGGCTACCTTTGTCACCACTCCCACCAGGACCCCCTCGGACAAGTCCGCCTCTGCCATGTCCCGCAAACACCCTCATCCCAACACCAACTCCGCCGACTCATCCGCTCGCTCCTCTCGCTTTGAGGCCTACAACCGTCTTCAGGCCGCGGCGGTGGCCTTCGGCGAGAAACTCCCGATCCCAGAGATCGTCGCCCTGGGCGGCCAATCCGACGGAAAGAGCTCACTCCTCGAAGCCCTTCTAGGCTTCCGCTTCAACGTCCGCGAGGTCGAGATGGGCACCCGCCGCCCCCTCATTCTCCAGATGGTCCACGATCCCTCCGCCCTCGAACCCCGCTGCCGCTTCCAG GAAGAGGATTCTGAAGAATATGGAAGTCCTGTTATTTTGGCATCTGCAATTGCAGATATCATAAAGTCCCGGACTGAGGCACTTTTGAAGAAGACTAAAGCTTCAGTTTCTTCTAAGGCAATCGTGATGAGAGCTGAATATGCACATTGTCCTAATCTCACCATTATAGATACCCCGGGCTTCGTTCTTAAG GCAAAGAAGGGAGAACCAGAAAGCACCCCCGAGGAAATTCTTACAATGGTGAAGTCATTGGCTAGTCCTCCCCATCGCATTCTGTTGTTCCTTCAACAGAGTAGTGTGGAGTGGTGTTCATCTTTGTGGTTGGATTCCATTCGTGAAATTGATCCAACGTTCAGACGGACAGTAATTGTCGTCTCCAAATTTGATAATCGTCTCAAG GAGTTCAGTGACAGGTGGGAAGTGGACCGATATTTGAGTGCAAGCGGCTACCTAGGAGATAACACACGTCCATTTTTTGTGGCCCTTCCAAAGGACAGGGGCACCATTTCAAATGATGAATTCCGCAAGCAGATATCTCAGGTGGACTCGGAAGTCCTACGTCATCTCAATGAGGGAGTCAAGGGTGGATTTGATGAGGAGAAATTCAGGCCTTACATTGGTTTTGGCCATCTGAGAGATTATTTGGAGTCCGAGCTTCAGAAGAGATATAAAGAAGCTGCTCCAGCAACTCTAGCTTTGCTTGAGCAGCGCTGCAGTGAAGTTACAGCTGAACTGGACAAAATGGACTGTAAAATTCAGGCCACTTCTGATATTTCTCATCTTAGGAGATCAGCTATGTTGTATGCGGCTTCTATCAGCAATCATGTG GGAGCTTTGATTGATGGAGCAGCAGATCCTGCCCCAGAGCAATGGGGAAAAACAACAATGGAGGAGCAGTCAGAAAGTGGGCTTGGCAGTTGGCCCAGTGTTACTGCAGATATAAAGCCTCCCAATGCTACCCTTCGGCTCTATGGAGGAGCTGCTTTTGAAAGGGTGATGCATGAATTTCGCTGTGCTGTTTATTCTATTGAATGCCCCCCAGTGTCGAGGGAGaag GTGGCAAATATATTACTTGCCCATGCTGGCAGAGGTGGGGGCAGAGGAGTAACAGAAGCAGCTGCAGAAATTGCCCGTACAGCTGCCAGATCATGGCTTGCTCCTCTTCTTGACACTGCTTGTGATCGGCTTGCTTTTGTTTTGGGGAATCTCTACGATCTTGCTCTAGAACGAAATCAGAGTGGGGACTCGGAAT ATGGGATGAAATCAGAAAAAATGGATGGCTACGTTGGTTTTCATGCTGCTTTAAGGCATGCTTACAACCGCTTTATTAAGGACCTTGCCAAACAATGCAAGCAACTGGCTCGGCATCACCTCGATTCAGTTACAAGCCCATACTCGCAGGTGTGTTATGAGAATGGCTTTCGAGGAAGCTTTGGCTCGAGTGCAACCTCTTTTTACAAGTTCAACCAGGCTTCAGCTGGTTCATTTTGTCTTGAGCTAACTGATGGGGGCCCAGCAGCCCGTGACGAAATAATGAGAGATCAAGAGAACATAGCTCCGGAAATGACTGGACAACAAACCACACCAGGGAAAGCAGCAGAAGCTCGAGGAGCCCTTCGAGAAAGCCAAATGACTGTGCCTGAGACCCCATCACCTGATCAGCCATGTGAAGCAGCATATGCTGGGGTCAAGAAAGAACTTGGAAATGATATTGGAGCAAGAAAGTGGATTTCAAGATTGACAGGCAATAACAGAAATACTGATCACGTAAGAGTTCAAAATGGTGGTAGTCTCTTATTTGGTGATACCGGTTCAAATTCAGGCTCAGCCTATTCAGAAATCTGTTCATCAGCTGCACATCATTATGCACGGATTCGTGAAGTTCTTGTTGAGCGAAGCGTGGCCTCAACTTTGAATTCTGGATTCTTAACCCCTTG CCGTGAAAGGCTTGTGGTGGCACTTGGGTTGGATTTATTTGCCGTGAACGATGAAAAATTCATGGACATGTTTGTTGCTCCTGACGCCATTGGTGTACTGCAGAACGAACGTCAGTCTCTTCAGAAGCGTCAAAAGGTACTCCGATCTTGCTTGAATGAGTTCAAAAGTGTTGCTCGTGCACTTTAA
- the LOC122288911 gene encoding VQ motif-containing protein 4-like, whose translation MENTSELQEREHPSSINSPTSNVIDGVSSSNSNGLQNPTPPLTPKAIPRSDSNPYPTTFVQADTSTFKQVVQMLTGSPETAKPSSKTNQDPSQAPSKNHSIPPIRTAQKKQQGFKLYERRNNLKNSLMINTLMPSFSHNPGFSPRKPEILSPSLLDFPSLALSPVTPLNGEDPFDKSSSPSLGSSSEEEKAIAEKKFYLHPSPMTTPRDSEPQLLPLFPVSSPRVSGSSS comes from the coding sequence ATGGAAAACACCTCAGAACTCCAAGAAAGAGAGCACCCATCTTCCATTAACTCCCCAACCAGCAATGTCATCGACGGTGTGAGCAGCAGCAACAGCAATGGCCTCCAAAATCCCACCCCACCTCTTACACCAAAAGCCATCCCTAGATCTGACTCCAACCCCTACCCGACAACCTTTGTCCAAGCAGACACTTCCACCTTCAAACAAGTTGTCCAGATGCTCACTGGCTCACCGGAGACAGCCAAACCATCGTCAAAGACGAACCAAGATCCCTCACAAGCCCCATCCAAGAACCATAGCATACCTCCCATCAGGACTGCACAAAAGAAGCAACAAGGGTTCAAGCTCTACGAGAGGAGGAACAACCTCAAGAACAGCCTCATGATCAACACCTTGATGCCTAGCTTTTCTCACAATCCCGGATTCTCGCCGCGCAAGCCGGAGATCCTCTCGCCAAGCCTGCTTGACTTTCCTTCACTTGCTCTTAGCCCTGTTACCCCATTGAATGGAGAAGACCCGTTTGATAAATCCTCCTCGCCTTCGCTGGGGAGCTCGTCAGAGGAGGAGAAGGCCATCGCAGAgaaaaagttttacttgcatccATCGCCGATGACGACGCCGAGAGACTCCGAGCCACAGCTTTTGCCTTTGTTTCCAGTGAGTTCGCCAAGAGTTTCAGGGTCTTCCTCCTGA
- the LOC122290091 gene encoding probable bifunctional methylthioribulose-1-phosphate dehydratase/enolase-phosphatase E1, translated as MAAVPAVAVNGVKLGMPSQAYLEGKAVKDTRVLISDLCRQFYNLGWVSGTGGSITIKVHDDSIPKPHQLIVMSPSGVQKERMVPEDMYVLSPDGSILSQPSPKPYPHKPPKCSDCGPLFLKAYEMCNSGAVIHSHGVESCLVTMLHPLSKEFRITHMEMIKGIKGHGYYDELVVPIIENTAYEYELTESLAKAIEAYPKTTAVLVRNHGIYIWGDSWINAKTQAECYHYLFDAAIKLHQLGLDWSTPNHGPIWNVKGGLGSGASANMSVKAGASADHGIEPLRRCIVLDIEGTTTPISFVTEVLFPYARDNVGRHLSATYETAETQDDINLLRSQVQDDLDQGIVGAVPIPSDSAGKEEVIAALVANVEAMIKADRKITALKQLQGHIWRTGFETNELEAVVFEDVPEALEKWHALGIKVYIYSSGSRLAQRLIFGNTSYGDLRKYLSGFFDTTVGNKREIRSYVEISESVGVDKPSEVLFVTDVYQEAEAAKAAGLEVMVSIRPGNGPLPENHGFKTIKSFSEI; from the exons ATGGCCGCAGTACCAGCGGTGGCTGTAAACGGAGTGAAGTTGGGGATGCCATCACAGGCGTACCTGGAGGGGAAGGCAGTGAAGGACACGAGGGTTTTAATCTCGGACCTCTGCCGCCAGTTCTACAATCTTGGATGGGTCTCGGGAACTGGTGGCAGCATCACCATCAAGGTCCACGATGACTCCATCCCAAAGCCCCACCAGCTAATCGTCATGTCTCCCTCAG GTGTTCAGAAGGAGAGAATGGTACCGGAGGATATGTATGTCTTATCTCCAGACGGGTCTATCTTGTCACAGCCATCTCCTAAACCATATCCACATAAGCCTCCTAAATGTTCTGATTGTGGTCCTCTTTTCTTGAAG gcaTATGAGATGTGTAATTCTGGAGCTGTTATCCACAGTCATGGAGTTGAATCTTGTCTCGTAACAATGCTACACCCACTTTCCAAAGAATTTCGA ATCACTCACATGGAAATGATAAAAGGAATCAAAGGGCATGGTTACTATGATGAACTTGTGGTCCCTATTATAGAGAACACTGCTTATGAATATGAGCTCACAGAATCTCTTGCTAAAGCT ATTGAAGCCTACCCAAAAACAACAGCTGTTCTTGTTCGTAATCATGGCATATATATATGGGGAGACTCATGGATAAATGCAAAAACTCAG GCGGAATGTTATCATTATCTTTTTGATGCTGCTATCAAGCTTCACCAACTGGGGCTGGACTGGTCTACTCCTAACCATGGTCCCATTTGGAATGTTAAAGGAGGTTTAGGCAGTGGTGCATCTGCAAACATGTCTGTGAAGGCAGGGGCGAGTGCAGATCATGGAATTGAGCCATTGCGA CGTTGCATTGTTCTTGACATTGAAGGGACTACAACCCCTATATCATTCGTTACTGAGGTTCTCTTTCCATATGCTCGTGACAATGTTGGGAGGCATTTATCTGCAACATATGAGACTGCAGAAACTCAAGATGATATTAACTTGTTGCGGTCCCAA GTTCAGGATGACCTGGATCAAGGTATTGTGGGTGCTGTTCCCATTCCCTCTGATAGTGCAGGGAAAGAGGAGGTGATTGCTGCTTTGGTTGCCAATGTGGAAGCAATGATAAAAGCTGATAGGAAGATCACTGCCTTAAAACAATTGCAG GGTCATATATGGCGTACTGGATTTGAGACAAATGAATTGGAGGCAGTAGTGTTTGAGGATGTACCGGAAGCTTTGGAGAAGTGGCATGCTTTAGGCATAAAG GTGTATATATATTCTAGTGGTAGCAGGTTGGCACAAAGGCTTATATTTGGAAATACCAGTTATGgggatctaagaaaatatttgtcTGGATTTTTTGACACCACAGTGGG gaataaaagagaaatacgcaGTTATGTTGAAATCTCTGAATCTGTTGGAGTTGATAAGCCATCAGAGGTTTTATTTGTAACGGATGTTTATCAAGAAGCTGAAGCTGCAAAGGCGGCAG GGTTGGAGGTGATGGTTTCCATCCGGCCAGGAAATGGACCCCTTCCCGAGAATCATGGATTCAAAACAATCAAATCATTCTCGGAAATCTGA
- the LOC122290263 gene encoding early nodulin-like protein 2, with translation MEFQRHISLFIVLFSCFLYLSEAYKFYVGGKDGWVLYPSESYSQWAGKNRFKVNDNLVFKYKKGTDSVLVVNKDDYDKCNTKNPIKKLEDGDSEFNLDRSGPFFFISGKGQNCEKGQKLTVTVLSVKHTKKNPPPSSPPANSHGPAMSPGSPSPGSSAPKKSPVSAPYPTPKAPAPGTPTPESPKAPTLAPALAPKYPAGPALAPKSSSTPMPNAPETPPVSAPWSYHGPVPAVSPPSISIPPEAYAPTTPVLAPGSYGPVPAVSPPSMSISPEAYAPTTPAVSPSLAPSPEANTPGMAPSSTSPASTPESTPPPSMEPTTSTPEGAVTPPSGSQVAPTSPRSFACAVTAPTITNVLAGTVTLALSMALMGALGAV, from the exons ATGGAGTTTCAGAGACATATCTCCCTCTTTATTgttctattttcttgttttctataTTTATCCGAAGCTTACAAATTCTACGTTGGCGGAAAAGATGGGTGGGTCTTGTACCCCTCCGAGAGCTACAGCCAGTGGGCTGGGAAAAACAGATTCAAAGTCAATGATAATCTTG TCTTTAAGTATAAGAAGGGAACGGACTCTGTGCTTGTTGTGAACAAAGACGATTACGACAAATGTAACACAAAAAACCCCATCAAGAAATTGGAGGACGGTGATTCTGAGTTCAACTTGGATAGGTCCGGACCATTCTTTTTCATCAGTGGGAAAGGGCAAAACTGTGAGAAGGGGCAGAAACTGACTGTTACTGTTTTGTCGGTAAAACACACCAAGAAAAACCCTCCTCCTTCGTCTCCTCCTGCAAACTCACATGGACCAGCCATGTCCCCGGGGTCACCGTCACCTGGTTCCAGTGCTCCGAAGAAATCACCAGTATCGGCTCCATATCCTACTCCTAAAGCCCCAGCCCCTGGTACTCCGACCCCGGAATCTCCTAAAGCACCCACTTTGGCACCGGCTCTGGCGCCTAAATACCCAGCTGGACCAGCCTTGGCACCAAAGTCGTCATCAACCCCTATGCCAAACGCTCCGGAAACACCACCAGTATCAGCTCCATGGTCTTATCATGGGCCTGTGCCAGCGGTATCGCCACCATCGATCTCAATTCCTCCAGAAGCATACGCTCCAACTACGCCAGTATTAGCTCCAGGGTCTTATGGGCCTGTGCCAGCAGTATCGCCACCATCGATGTCAATTTCTCCAGAAGCATACGCTCCAACTACGCCAGCAGTGTCGCCATCCTTGGCACCTTCTCCAGAAGCCAACACTCCAGGTATGGCACCATCTTCAACATCTCCAGCTTCAACACCTGAGTCAACCCCGCCGCCATCGATGGAACCGACAACTTCTACACCGGAGGGGGCTGTTACCCCCCCATCTGGGAGCCAAGTCGCACCGACGTCGCCACGGTCATTTGCATGCGCTGTAACAGCTCCTACGATTACTAATGTGTTAGCAGGTACCGTTACACTCGCGCTGAGTATGGCTCTGATGGGCGCTTTGGGTGCTGTTTAG